The nucleotide sequence GAATTTCTAAGTGTTTGCAGACTGTTCATGTTCTTAGGAATGTCGGGGGAAATCAAGTAAAGTCCCCGGCGCGAAGCATTTTCAACGTACAGGAAAAGCTTAGCCCAGATCGTCCACCAGTCCTCCTTCCACTCGCAATGCGGCCCCCGTCGTTGCTGATGAAACAGGCGAGACAGCATAAGCCACCATCGCAGCGATCTCAGTCGGTTCAATAAACCGCTCGATCAGGGAATCAGGACGGAAGCGGCGAATGAACTGCTTCCGCATCTCTTCTGCTGACATCCCTTCATCTTCCGCGAGCTGTGCCACGAATTCGGCAACTCCCTCCGTCCACGTCGGCCCCGGGAGTACCGCGTTGACATTCACGCCGGTCCCTCGCAGTGTCTTCGCCAGTCCCCGCATCACAGACAGTTGCGCGGTTTTTGTCATTCCGTAGTGCACCATTTCATCGGGGATGCTGATCCCTGACTCACTGCTGATGAAAATGATCCGTCCCCAGCCACGCTCTTGCATCCCCGGTGCCAGCGCACGGCTCAGGCGGATGCCACTCATTACATTGATTTCGAAAAAACGCGACCACTCTGCATCGGGAATTTCGAAGAAGGGCGTCGGCTGAAAGATCCCCGCATTATTCACGAGAATATCCACATCACCCACGTCTTTAAGTCGCTCCAGAAATTCCGCCACTCCTGCTGCAGAACCCACATCGCCGTGTACGGGAACCGCTTTCCCTGGTCCCTGAATCGCATTCGCCGCCTCTTTCGTCCGATCGGCGTCGCGACCGTTGACGACGACCGTCGCTCCTTCATTCACCAGCGTCTGGGCAATCGCCTGACCGATGCCCGAAGTCGAGCCCGTCACCACCGCTGTTTTTCCCATCAGTTGTAAATCCATATCAAGTCTCCTGTTACTTGTTAAACGCGTGAGAAATTCCAGTGGAATTCGAATGTCGATTCAGAAAACACGCGAATTCCATGGGGTAGCTGGTATAATCAGGGAGCACGCGGGAATCATAGGCACGGAATCCACAGTGGTCAAATTCGGATGAGAATCGAACGATCTTTCATATTGTAAGTAGTCGGTAAACACTGAATTCACAGGGGGAGCAGTATGGGAAACTGGCTCAGACAGCGAATCTCACTGATCGCGACACTTTCCATTCTGGCATTCTTCTGGATCATGACCGCAGTCTATGGCACTGTTGAAGTGCAGCAGTCTTATGTGAAGCTCAGCCGGGCCGGCATTCCGGCTCGAACTCCCATTTATACCGACCACCGTCCCGATGATCCCAACAGTGTCTGGGATTTGATTGCTTATCCCAACGCTCCCTTACCGTTTATTGTCAGTCTGGAAATTGACTCAGGAGTATCCGGCTTGTGGGGAGGCCCCATCCGACAATACTTCTTCTGGTGCCCCGGTTATCACACCACGTTCCCCATCTGGGGCAGAGAAGTCGCCGGCACTTATGAGGAAACGGAATGAGTTACCCGGTTCATACTTTTCGCAGAAAGATCTGATCGATGAAACCCGCTGCGAATCAAAGCCTGTTCCCTTGGAATGCCCGTGAAGTATGGCGGGGACTTTGCTTCTTTCTCGCATTCAGTGCAATTTACTGTTTCATGGCCTTTGGTATGCATGATTGGGGAATGGGCCGCATCATGCCAACCACGCTTCTGACATTATTCTCATTTCTGCTAATGTTCTTGATGGCTCTGAGGCACAATAACCGATTGGTGCCGCACATCGTTCTGATCTGTTTCTGGTCGCTGGTGGTGGTCCTCGATCTGTGCTATACACAAGCTCGATTTATGGATCTGTTCCAGTATGTAGGCGTCTCTTTTCTCGTTACTGCCGGTTTCGTCTTACTCCTGCAATTACTCTTCCTCGTTGCCGCGAAGAAGTAATTGAACAGAGAAAAGCCAGAACCATCAGCTGACAAGTAGACGATTCCAGATTAAAGGTTAATTCCGATTCCGTTATCTTCCAATCCCATGATTTCTCGCCAACGGGCTTCGATTATCGCTGTGTAAACATAGCCGTCAAGACCATAATTACCCAGCGCATAACCATCGTTCACTTCGACCAGTAGCGTGTCGCCGGTCGAAGTGATTCCCCAATCCATGCTACAACCCACAGGTCGATTTTCGAATGCGTCCAATGCCGCCTGCATGCGAGACGGATCTGGGAATACCAGCGGATCCCCCCGATAATTCGCAACAAATTTGATGCGACCGCGAAATATATACGCACGCCATTCAGAGACGAATTCAACGACTTCCTGCACCAGAACTTCAGTCTCGCCAGCAACGACAGCAGAGGGGATCAGGTCGCTGAATTTGTGAAAGACTGTCCCTTTAAACTTTTTGTGTTCGTGTAAGGGCTTGACGTGAACGGCGCGCGTCTCCTCTTCATTCTCAAATGGCTGTCGTACCTGTTCCAACGTAGAAATCCAGAAATCGCGGCCAATCCACTTTTTCAGACACTCAGGCAGATCCTGCAGGTCAGGTAACGGACGCTGAGCCCGCTTGATCGCTGAGCGCACTGTTCCTACGCCACCCGCTACGATAGTTTCATCGGGAAATGACAGCAGCCCCCTGTCCAATGCTCCGTCAAACAATGTCGGCGCATCAAACCGCATCACCTCATAACCCCGCTCCCAGAAGGTATACGCAATCTGTTCAAGGTTCAGATAATTCGGATCCCCTTTTTGTCCCTGTTGCACATAAGCACGCATTATGTTCTCCCAGAGATTTCAGACGTTCTAGTTTAAAACCAGCAAAAGACTCCACTAAATGAGGGTCTATGAGTTTTGGAGCTCTCGCATCGAGACCGACAGGATGGAATGACACCGGCTAACAAAATCAGGTTCAAACGGGAAATCTCAATCTCTGTTCGCGTAGTTTCGTACTTTTCATAGTAGCAAAAAATCACAAAGGCCAGTCGGCTCCGAAGCACCCGCGTTGAATCTCCGACAGCTGCTGGATTCCTGCAGTCGCCAGTTCCAGTTGTGCGTCCAGCATGCCCCGGTTGAAGGTCTGACCTTCCGCAGTTCCCTGGACTTCGATGAAGTCGCCGCCCCCGGTCATCACTACGTTCATGTCTACGCCGGCGGTACTGTCTTCGACATAATCCAGATCGAGTACCGGTTCGCCATTCACCACGCCTACGCTCACTGCGGCGACGCTGTCAGAAAAAATCCGTTTCGGATCAAAGACTTCCCCGGGAGCCAGTTCGCAGGTTTCGGGAATCGCCAGCACGGTATCCAATAGTGCCAGGAAGCCGCCCGTGATACTCAGCGTCCGGGTTCCCCCGTCGGCCTGCAGCACATCGCAGTCCACGGTAATCGTACGTGGTCCGAGTGCACCGAAATCAATCACCGCCCGTAAGCTGCGACCAATCAGTCGCTGAATCTCGCTCGAGCGGCCGTCGGCCCGACGCTGTTTGCGAGGCGACGTACTGCCGGGCAGCATGTTGTATTCCGCAGTCACCCAGCCGCTCGGGTTTTCGTCGTTCTTCTTCCAGGGGGGCACGCTGTTATCCAGACTCGCCGTACAAAGCACGACCGTGTCACCTGCAGAAATCAGGATGCTTCCCGGCGTTGCTTTGGTGTATCCGCGTTCGACTTTGATGGGACGCAGTTGTTCGGGCTGGCGGGAATCGTGGCGCATGGGAGTGTCCTGTTCTACTGGAGAAAGCAATCGAAATCTGTGTTCAGTTGATTTTTCGCTAAAGTTACCACGCTTTCACCGTGCATTTCAATGCAAGAACCCGCGCTTTCTATTAAGATAGACTCATTGACGGTTCCCTTTGTTTGAGGATGTGACTCGCGTGTTGATCTCGGAAATATTTCACTCACCCCAGGGCGAAGGCAAATGGATCGGGGTCCCCTCGATCTTCATTCGCACCAGTGGCTGCAATCTGCGCTGCTGGTTCTGCGATACCCCTTACACCTCCTGGAATCCCGAAGGTGAGAAAATGTCCGTCGATCAGATCCTGGAACACATCGCTCAATACGACTGTGAACACGTTGTCGTTACCGGCGGCGAACCGATGCTCAGTCACGAGATCGAATCCCTTACCCAGCGTCTGCACGCCGACGGCAAGATCATCACCATCGAGACCGCAGGCACGATTCTCAGCGACGTGCATGCCGACCTGATGTCTATCAGCCCCAAACTTTCGAACTCTATACCGGTCGACAATCCCGAGTGGGCGCACCGTCACGATGCCCGCCGCGATCAGCCGACGGTCATCCATGAGCTGATTAAACGACATCCTTACCAGATCAAGTTCGTCGTCGACCGTCGCGAAGACATCGCCGAAATCGAAGACTACCTGATCCGTTATCCAGAAATCGATCGCGCGAACGTCTATCTCATGCCGCAAGGCATCACGGCAGAGATGCTGGCCGAACGTATGCCCTGGATCGAAGAAATCGCCGCGCAGCTCGGCTGTCAGGTTACCCGGCGGATGCATATCGAACTCTGGGGCAATGTCCGCGGCAAATAATGCTGAGAACTCAGCCGTGAAAAATCGCGGCCCGTGCGTCTTTGACCCGTTGGACTGCTGCTTCCGAAGTCTCCGCCAGTGCCGTCAAATGCCCCATCTTGCGACCAATTCGCGACTCCAGTTTACCATACAGGTGCACTTTCACGTCAGGAAACTGCTGCAGCGCCGTCCAGTCAGGCGGACCCGGTTCCCAATGATCCCCCAGCAGATTCGCCATCGCGGTTGGACCCAGAGATTTCGTTGAACCCAGAGGCAGCCCGCAGATCGCCCGCACCTGTTGTTCGAACTGACACGTTACATGCCCGTCGATGGTCAGGTGTCCCGAATTGTGAGGCCGCGGTGCGATTTCGTTAATCATCAGTCGCTGATCGCCCGTCAAAAAGAATTCAACACACAATACGCCGACCACATCCAGATGCTCAAAGACCGCTCGCGTCACTTCGACAGCCTTTCGGTTCACTTCGTCACCCATCCCTGAGGGAAAGACCGAGATATCCAGAATATGATTCGCATGGTCGTTCTTCATCGGCCCGTAATACGCGAACTCCCCATCCAGCCCCCGCACACCCACGACCGACAGTTCACAGATATAATCGATAAACGCTTCCAGTACGGTTTCGTCCGCTCCGACTTCCTTCCAGGCCGCTTCCGCTTCTTCGGGCGAATCAATTTTGACCTGCCCCTTGCCGTCATAACCCGAAGTTGCCGACTTTAACACCGCCGGATATCCCAGTTCCGATAATGCCGTTTTCAGCTCCTCCACCGATCTGACCACCGCGAACGGAGTCACCGGAATTCCCGCGTCCCGCAGTTCCGATTTCTCACGAATCCGGTTCTGCGCAACGTGCAGCACGTTGGCTCCCGGTCGAACCGGTGCGAATTGCGAGGCGGCGTCGGTTGTCACGGACAGCACGTTCTCGAATTCGAACGAAATCACATCCACCTTTTTCGCGAAATTCGCGACCGCGTCAAGATCATCATACTCGCCCACAATTTCCAGGTCCGCCACCTGTCCGGTCGGCGTCTGGCTTTCGGGAGAGAAGACATGCACGTGGTAGCCCAGTCGTCGGGCTTCGATGGCAAACATGCGTCCCAACTGGCCACTGCCCAGCATACCCAGCGTCGAGCCAGGGGCGATCAACTCACTCATAATTCCGAATTATCCAGTACGGTGTCAGTTTGCTTCTTGCAGAATTCGTGCATCTTCGTTCGCAGCTCAGGACGGGAATTCCCCAGGATCCGAATCGCCAATAGCGCCGCGTTTTTCGCTCCCGATTCCCCAATTGCCAGCGTACCCACAGGCACGCCGCCCGGCATCTGTACGATCGACAGCAGCGAATCCAGCCCCTGCAGCGCCCGGCTCTTCACAGGAACACCCAATACCGGCAGTACCGTCTGGGCAGCCACCATGCCCGGCAGATGCGCCGCGCCCCCCGCGCCCGCGATAATTACTTCCAGACCCCGTTGTTCGGCATCCTTTGCGTATTCGTTCATCCAGTCCGGTGTCCGATGCGCCGAGACCACCCGGCACTCATGCTCGACCCCGAACTCCTTCAGGATCGTCGACGCTTCTTTCATCGTATCCCAGTCCGATTGACTGCCCATGATGACCCCCACCAGCGGGGAACTGTTTTCTGACATGATCGACTTTCCTGTTGAGACAACGCTCGGCCCGCAAACGGGTTAATTTTTAAGCAAGATTGTGTTATTTCGAATGGCTGTGGCACTGATAATACTCAATTTCCTTACCTGATAGGAGTCTGCCATCCCCTTTTTTTGCAGGCTCCTGCCGACAAGTGCACGTTCGTTTGACATTCTGAGCCCGCTGGTCTAGTGTTAGAGACGATTTCTTCATTCCCAGATGTGACAATTTGAAAGGATCTTCTTATGGCACGCCCTGTAACATTATTCACCGGACAATGGGCCGACCTCCCCCTGGAAGAGATGTGCAAAAAAGCACAGGATTTCGGCTATGACGGCCTGGAACTTGCCTGCTGGGGAGACCATTTCGAAGTCGACAAAGCACTGTCCGACGACACCTACTGCAACCGCAAACGGGAACTCCTCGAAAAATACGACCTGCAGCTCTTCTCCATTTCCAACCACCTCGTCGGCCAGGCCGTTCTCGATAACATCGACGAACGTCACAAAGCCATCCTCCCCGAATACGTCTGGGGTGACGGCGATCCCGCCGGCGTCAACGAACGGGCCATCGAAGAAATGAAGAACACCGCCCGCGCCGCACAGAAGCTCGGCGTCAGTGTGGTCAACGGCTTCACCGGTTCCAGCATCTGGCATCTGCTCTACGACTTCCCCCCCACACCACGGGAAATGTATGACGCCGGTTACCAGCTGCTTGCCGACCGCTGGAATCCGATTCTCGACGTCTTCCAGGAATGTGGCATCAAGTTCGCGCTCGAAGTCCATCCCACTGAAATCGCCTTCGATATCTACTCCGCGGAAGCGTCGCTCAAGGCCCTCGACAATCGCGAAGAGTTCGGCTTCAACTTTGACCCCAGCCACCTCATCTGGCAGGGCGTCGATCCCGTCGAGTTCATTCGCTACTTCCCCGATCGTATTTATCACGCTCACATGAAAGATGCCTCCGTCACCCTCAACGGTCGCACCGGAATTCTCACCAGCCATTTGCCCTTCGGCGATCAACGTCGTGGCTGGGACTTCCGCAGCGTCGGCCGGGGTGGTGTCCGGTTCGAAGAAATCATCCGCGCCCTGAACGACATCGGTTACGGCGGCCCCCTTTCCATCGAATGGGAAGACATGGGCATGAACCGCGACCAGGGTGCCCGCGAAGCCTGCCAGTTCACCAAGAACGTCGACTTCGCCCCCTCCGACATCGCCTTCGACGGCGCATTCGGAGACTGAATTCAGAGCTTCGGTTAGATCGATCTGAAGAAACAGGGAGAGCGCCTTTCGTTCTCCCTGTTTTCCTGCGCATTGAATCAAATTCTCAACTCCCCGACGCAAGCCATAATTAGCCCCGGTTAGTCCCCAATCTATTCTTAATCTCACGTTTTTAATTTCCCATTAACAACAACCGGGTAACCCCGAATTGAGAAAACACCGTCCCCGCAGAAAGAGTCGCAGAAGTTGATTACGCTCTGTTCGCTCCGCTCTCAGAGCGTAATCAACTTCTTGTAAACAACAATGGAAAGTGTTACCTATGTGTCCGAACGGTTGTGTATCATGTGTCCGGTCTAAATAACGAGCCAACAGTGCCACCCTGACGCGAGCAGGAAACTGACAGTGAAATCTTTCGAATGACCCCATCACTTCCCACTCTCTCAGCACCCCGTGTGCCACTGCTCATACCACCCCCCTGTGAATCCAGGCAGTAGAATCAACGATCTGGAACAGATTGAACTTGACCCCGCCGCGCCAACAGCGATAAACGTTGTCCTGTGTCGCGCGCGTGCCCAGTTTACAGAGCACTGAAACACGCGACACTTGTTCGTTGTGTGCA is from Gimesia maris and encodes:
- a CDS encoding SDR family NAD(P)-dependent oxidoreductase, with product MDLQLMGKTAVVTGSTSGIGQAIAQTLVNEGATVVVNGRDADRTKEAANAIQGPGKAVPVHGDVGSAAGVAEFLERLKDVGDVDILVNNAGIFQPTPFFEIPDAEWSRFFEINVMSGIRLSRALAPGMQERGWGRIIFISSESGISIPDEMVHYGMTKTAQLSVMRGLAKTLRGTGVNVNAVLPGPTWTEGVAEFVAQLAEDEGMSAEEMRKQFIRRFRPDSLIERFIEPTEIAAMVAYAVSPVSSATTGAALRVEGGLVDDLG
- a CDS encoding ATP-grasp domain-containing protein yields the protein MRAYVQQGQKGDPNYLNLEQIAYTFWERGYEVMRFDAPTLFDGALDRGLLSFPDETIVAGGVGTVRSAIKRAQRPLPDLQDLPECLKKWIGRDFWISTLEQVRQPFENEEETRAVHVKPLHEHKKFKGTVFHKFSDLIPSAVVAGETEVLVQEVVEFVSEWRAYIFRGRIKFVANYRGDPLVFPDPSRMQAALDAFENRPVGCSMDWGITSTGDTLLVEVNDGYALGNYGLDGYVYTAIIEARWREIMGLEDNGIGINL
- the rph gene encoding ribonuclease PH: MRHDSRQPEQLRPIKVERGYTKATPGSILISAGDTVVLCTASLDNSVPPWKKNDENPSGWVTAEYNMLPGSTSPRKQRRADGRSSEIQRLIGRSLRAVIDFGALGPRTITVDCDVLQADGGTRTLSITGGFLALLDTVLAIPETCELAPGEVFDPKRIFSDSVAAVSVGVVNGEPVLDLDYVEDSTAGVDMNVVMTGGGDFIEVQGTAEGQTFNRGMLDAQLELATAGIQQLSEIQRGCFGADWPL
- a CDS encoding 7-carboxy-7-deazaguanine synthase QueE, whose amino-acid sequence is MLISEIFHSPQGEGKWIGVPSIFIRTSGCNLRCWFCDTPYTSWNPEGEKMSVDQILEHIAQYDCEHVVVTGGEPMLSHEIESLTQRLHADGKIITIETAGTILSDVHADLMSISPKLSNSIPVDNPEWAHRHDARRDQPTVIHELIKRHPYQIKFVVDRREDIAEIEDYLIRYPEIDRANVYLMPQGITAEMLAERMPWIEEIAAQLGCQVTRRMHIELWGNVRGK
- a CDS encoding 5-(carboxyamino)imidazole ribonucleotide synthase, which encodes MSELIAPGSTLGMLGSGQLGRMFAIEARRLGYHVHVFSPESQTPTGQVADLEIVGEYDDLDAVANFAKKVDVISFEFENVLSVTTDAASQFAPVRPGANVLHVAQNRIREKSELRDAGIPVTPFAVVRSVEELKTALSELGYPAVLKSATSGYDGKGQVKIDSPEEAEAAWKEVGADETVLEAFIDYICELSVVGVRGLDGEFAYYGPMKNDHANHILDISVFPSGMGDEVNRKAVEVTRAVFEHLDVVGVLCVEFFLTGDQRLMINEIAPRPHNSGHLTIDGHVTCQFEQQVRAICGLPLGSTKSLGPTAMANLLGDHWEPGPPDWTALQQFPDVKVHLYGKLESRIGRKMGHLTALAETSEAAVQRVKDARAAIFHG
- the purE gene encoding 5-(carboxyamino)imidazole ribonucleotide mutase — encoded protein: MSENSSPLVGVIMGSQSDWDTMKEASTILKEFGVEHECRVVSAHRTPDWMNEYAKDAEQRGLEVIIAGAGGAAHLPGMVAAQTVLPVLGVPVKSRALQGLDSLLSIVQMPGGVPVGTLAIGESGAKNAALLAIRILGNSRPELRTKMHEFCKKQTDTVLDNSEL
- a CDS encoding sugar phosphate isomerase/epimerase family protein — encoded protein: MARPVTLFTGQWADLPLEEMCKKAQDFGYDGLELACWGDHFEVDKALSDDTYCNRKRELLEKYDLQLFSISNHLVGQAVLDNIDERHKAILPEYVWGDGDPAGVNERAIEEMKNTARAAQKLGVSVVNGFTGSSIWHLLYDFPPTPREMYDAGYQLLADRWNPILDVFQECGIKFALEVHPTEIAFDIYSAEASLKALDNREEFGFNFDPSHLIWQGVDPVEFIRYFPDRIYHAHMKDASVTLNGRTGILTSHLPFGDQRRGWDFRSVGRGGVRFEEIIRALNDIGYGGPLSIEWEDMGMNRDQGAREACQFTKNVDFAPSDIAFDGAFGD